In one window of Tumebacillus algifaecis DNA:
- a CDS encoding MMPL family transporter — protein MSTFLYRLGKKAYDKPWYFIVGWTLILGVIIAALSVNGIHVSSDMKIEGTKSQKVLDMLAEELPEASGGQASVVFTVPEGERLDSPEHLTSISKAVNEVYNMDYVINPAEMAAKAGASLAGSPQSAGTDQATATERPPYGPLMANGVPVPGVIISSDGNIAMFQFQFTVPQMSVPKTVIDSVIEALTAVEDGTDITALPSDSIKGKPAVFSSAEIIGLVVAAVVLFMTLGSVVTAGLPLLTGILGVGVGVGGAFAISKFINIVDITPALALMVGLAVGIDYALFIVNRQRRLILEQGLSAREAASRAIGTSGSAVFFAGLTVIIALCGMLVIGIEFLSTMALVAAATVLINVFIALSLLPALLGLVGERICSQKARENSRVHATKVRRGVATSWIKGIVKYRWPLIVGVIAILGVATIPVANMELGIPSGATANFDTTVRQSYDAISDAFGEGFNGPLLLVAEPKGSDKVTMEMLYSLLQDLQQQTNVALVTPLGVKETGDMAILSLIPKTGPTDAETKNLVQDLRDPDSSIAQKYGLTLGVTGFTAINIDMSSKLAEVFPLYIGVIVILSLIILLLVFRSIIIPIKATLGFLLSVLATFGITTAVFQWGWLHSLFGFDTGGPLLSFMPIMVTGILYGLAMDYQVFLVSSMRESYVHGHRGVASVVHGYEQASRVVVAAAVIMVAVFAGFSFAEDVMIKQIGFALAVGILLDAFIVRIMLVPAVMAIFGDKAWWLPQWLNRLLPNLDVEGDKLIAALNEKEGTDDTLKPLKTH, from the coding sequence ATGTCTACATTCTTGTACAGATTAGGGAAGAAAGCATACGACAAACCCTGGTACTTTATCGTCGGTTGGACCTTGATCCTCGGGGTTATCATCGCCGCACTCAGCGTGAATGGCATACACGTAAGTTCTGATATGAAAATTGAGGGCACCAAGTCCCAAAAGGTGCTGGACATGTTGGCGGAAGAACTTCCGGAAGCTTCTGGCGGACAAGCAAGTGTTGTGTTCACAGTGCCCGAGGGTGAACGTCTGGATTCACCAGAACATTTGACCTCGATCAGCAAAGCCGTTAACGAAGTCTACAACATGGACTATGTGATTAATCCCGCCGAAATGGCCGCCAAAGCGGGCGCATCGCTTGCTGGATCTCCTCAGAGCGCTGGAACCGATCAGGCTACCGCGACTGAACGACCTCCGTACGGCCCCTTGATGGCCAATGGCGTTCCGGTTCCTGGTGTGATCATTTCCTCCGATGGCAACATCGCCATGTTCCAATTCCAGTTCACCGTACCGCAGATGTCAGTGCCCAAGACCGTCATCGATTCCGTTATCGAGGCCCTTACTGCCGTTGAGGATGGCACCGACATTACAGCGTTACCCAGCGACTCGATCAAGGGCAAACCCGCAGTGTTCAGCTCAGCTGAGATTATCGGATTGGTAGTTGCCGCTGTTGTTCTCTTTATGACGCTTGGCTCAGTTGTTACTGCTGGCCTCCCGCTCCTCACCGGAATCTTGGGTGTTGGCGTTGGCGTTGGCGGAGCTTTTGCGATTTCCAAGTTCATCAATATTGTTGACATCACTCCTGCCTTGGCCCTCATGGTCGGTCTGGCAGTCGGAATCGACTATGCACTATTCATCGTGAACCGTCAGCGCCGCCTGATTCTCGAACAGGGGCTGAGCGCACGCGAGGCGGCGAGCAGAGCGATCGGCACTTCTGGCAGCGCAGTATTTTTCGCTGGCTTGACAGTCATCATCGCCTTGTGTGGCATGCTCGTGATCGGGATTGAATTCTTATCCACGATGGCGTTAGTCGCTGCAGCGACCGTCCTCATCAACGTGTTCATTGCTCTGAGCCTGCTACCTGCACTGCTCGGTTTGGTCGGTGAGCGGATCTGCTCGCAAAAAGCGCGCGAGAACAGTCGCGTCCATGCGACCAAAGTTCGGCGCGGGGTCGCAACGAGCTGGATCAAGGGGATCGTGAAGTATCGTTGGCCCTTAATTGTCGGTGTCATCGCGATTCTCGGTGTGGCGACGATTCCGGTAGCCAATATGGAACTGGGCATTCCGTCTGGTGCCACAGCGAACTTTGATACGACAGTAAGACAGAGTTACGACGCGATTTCAGATGCTTTCGGGGAGGGATTTAACGGTCCGCTTCTCTTAGTTGCCGAGCCCAAGGGTTCCGACAAAGTGACAATGGAAATGCTCTACTCTCTGCTTCAAGATCTCCAACAGCAAACTAACGTTGCGCTGGTGACACCGTTGGGCGTCAAGGAGACTGGGGACATGGCCATTCTAAGCCTCATTCCGAAAACGGGACCTACCGACGCAGAGACCAAAAACTTGGTGCAAGACTTGCGTGATCCCGATTCGAGTATCGCTCAGAAATATGGCCTCACGCTTGGGGTTACAGGGTTCACCGCGATCAACATCGATATGTCGTCCAAGCTAGCGGAGGTCTTCCCGCTCTATATCGGGGTTATCGTCATCCTCTCGCTCATCATTCTTCTGTTGGTATTCCGATCCATCATCATCCCGATTAAAGCCACGCTCGGCTTCCTGCTTAGTGTGCTTGCCACGTTCGGGATCACAACAGCTGTGTTCCAGTGGGGATGGCTCCACTCTCTATTCGGCTTTGACACGGGCGGTCCGCTGTTGAGCTTTATGCCGATCATGGTCACCGGTATACTGTACGGGCTGGCGATGGACTATCAGGTCTTCTTGGTCAGTTCGATGCGCGAGTCGTATGTTCATGGGCATCGGGGCGTTGCGAGTGTCGTTCACGGATATGAGCAGGCCAGCCGCGTCGTTGTGGCTGCAGCTGTAATCATGGTCGCCGTTTTCGCCGGGTTCTCCTTTGCCGAAGATGTGATGATCAAACAGATCGGTTTTGCGTTGGCGGTAGGCATACTGCTCGATGCCTTCATCGTCCGGATCATGTTGGTCCCGGCTGTCATGGCGATCTTTGGCGACAAAGCGTGGTGGCTACCGCAATGGCTGAACCGTCTGCTACCAAACCTAGACGTCGAGGGTGACAAACTAATCGCCGCTCTTAACGAAAAAGAAGGCACTGACGATACGTTGAAACCATTGAAGACCCACTGA